ACACGAACAAGGTACATTAAGGAGGTTGAGAAGGCTCAGCATTATGgaattacaaattttgcCAAATCAATATTAGACGTGGCAGATTCGCTTGAACTAGCCACAAAATCTATAGACATAAATACCCTTGAAAAGGGCACAGAGTTAGCCAATGTAGTGGATGGAatcaatttgacaattgaGGTTTTGAATAGCAAACTGAATAATTTTGGGATACAGCGGATTGAAGCATTAGGAGAAATTTTCGATCCACAAAAACACGAAGCTCTATTTGAAGTTCAAGATGCTAGTAAACCTAAGGGTACTGTGTCACAGGTTCTACAGCCAGGTTATGTTATAAAGGATAGGATTCTAAGGGCTGCAAAAGTGGGCGTCGTTGTCTCTACTGGATAAAacttttacaaataattgtgtCTATTTACTCGCCTAATagttattaaatatattagaCGCAAACATATTCGTATCACGTTGTGTTTCTTAGTGCTGAATAATTGTTGTGCTGTAATGATCGAATCAGAGGATAAGTACTTAGATCTGCCACTGGTGGTTATTGACGAGGGTACTTTCAAATATGTGCTTCTATCACTATGTCCCTCAAATACATCCTCCGGTGGTGATCCAGTCTATTTTATAAGGGGAGACTCTTCATGTGAATACCACGTAGAAGTGATTGGCCATCTGCACCAGCGGCTGGTCAAAATGGGTTGTGATCCTagtattgattttttaatttagaaatttgcGGGGGAGGTAGGATTTTCCACCAGGCGATTACGAAGGAAATCAACATCTACGGCTACTCTGTACAATATGGGCAAGCAGATCACTCAATCACAGCGAGAATTTTGGAGAATATGCTACCAGactataaaattacatgtTCAAATGAAGGCTATTGATTAATCGAAAAACTAAAAT
The DNA window shown above is from Babesia microti strain RI chromosome III, complete genome and carries:
- a CDS encoding molecular chaperone GrpE (overlaps_old_locusTagID:BBM_III00730) yields the protein MNRYVVRLYRFSLINRVSFPIFYRKVSTINHLTLYNTCRNFTSAKNDLEVEQSTDPDTFSTETTEVDSVEGLKSKIDELEQKLAAAEEKLSEYKNKLLRSLAECENTRTRYIKEVEKAQHYGITNFAKSILDVADSLELATKSIDINTLEKGTELANVVDGINLTIEVLNSKLNNFGIQRIEALGEIFDPQKHEALFEVQDASKPKGTVSQVLQPGYVIKDRILRAAKVGVVVSTG
- a CDS encoding 14 kDa phosphohistidine phosphatase (overlaps_old_locusTagID:BBM_III00735), whose translation is MIESEDKYLDLPLVVIDEGTFKYVLLSLCPSNTSSGGDPVYFIRGDSSCEYHVEVIGHLHQRLVKMGCDPKICGGGRIFHQAITKEINIYGYSVQYGQADHSITARILENMLPDYKITCSNEGY